The Podospora bellae-mahoneyi strain CBS 112042 chromosome 7, whole genome shotgun sequence genome includes a window with the following:
- a CDS encoding hypothetical protein (EggNog:ENOG503PW0X; COG:S), giving the protein MNDNHGNALPEVYSCHHQSSMGAGQHPWRAKPDQKHYLEDDEGVVYRHDGSLPPRPHSTVQKKRQVLGLDLPIAILTFSLAFVTACLVVVAGLLGHKVIQLERTLPSVINTQVNTSTSHPQEQQQPPLPISASLTETIQVSVPGWSYFGCYYDNSDRVLSDYVQYDKENLTNQICADKCTDRIYQYFGTTNGRRCFCGSTADKLKRAPDWGCNAQCPGQKNVFEACGGPSFHISVWKKT; this is encoded by the exons ATGAACGAT AACCACGGGAATGCCCTCCCAGAGGTTTATAgctgccatcaccaaagcTCCATGGGTGCGGGTCAGCACCCATGGCGGGCGAAACCAGATCAAAAACATTACCTCGAAGATGACGAAGGCGTTGTTTACCGCCACGACGGCAGCTTACCACCGCGGCCACACTCGACAGTTCAGAAGAAAAGACAAGTCCTCGGTCTTGACCTCCCTATCGCCATCTTGAcattctccctcgccttcgtcACAGCCTGCTTGGTTGTAGTAGCCGGGCTGCTGGGGCACAAAGTAATTCAGTTAGAAAGAACGCTTCCATCGGTCATTAATACCCAAGTCAACACGAGCACATCCCACCCACaagaacaacagcaaccacctcTGCCCATCTCCGCAAGTCTAACCGAAACGATTCAAGTTAGCGTCCCCGGCTGGTCCTACTTTGGTTGCTATTACGACAACTCTGATCGCGTCCTCTCGGACTATGTCCAGTACGACAAAGAAAACCTGACGAACCAGATCTGTGCAGATAAGTGCACAGATAGGATCTATCAATACTTTGGTACTACGAATGGAAGGCGGTGCTTCTGTGGGTCAACGGCCGACAAACTCAAGAGGGCGCCGGATTGGGGCTGCAACGCTCAATGTCCTGGTCAAAAAAATGTGTTTGAGGCTTGTGGGGGGCCGAGTTTCCATATTAGTGTTTGGAAGAAGACCTGA
- a CDS encoding hypothetical protein (EggNog:ENOG503NWGK; COG:S) — translation MTVSSDAGSKLEGVAAMSNSAASASTTAAGGTAPVGDEVASTITVNTKVPAASFPTPKTDKPRPHVCGTCQRSFARLEHLKRHERSHTKEKPFECPECTRCFARRDLLLRHQQKLHQTTTPSSRPRNRRESASGATPGASRVRKNSIAGPSAAAAAAAAAANSNAASMRPRANTISHIDNAAMQNMLATNLQVQRGIQPTHSRHASLVGLPMSNTFDTYGMAAALAQRGAPHGLPKLETHSISMDFTGGLRTAPPLPFNPEFEYDNLFFGPATSSTINPNALHYSDSPPPMSMDPLSPFAHGLPDMTGTQQLDDGFEWLNGFENQMSFNSGPNENAVDGSSPSAISTTSQSGISDVMVDGSNHQSVSTVVWQPSVMGPPQMGNPFSLDMGGSVFPDLLSGAPLSPQPPPAGKAIGDGYFSTPPPSLSSLSPSILSGLNGPNLSQTLNMGAGPETPSSMNGSNHGTLPVSTITDSTRNAILGALSASQASPFGTRRYSFATSNSPLTAQPPTNTSSSDQNSSSNLPSTRDLQRYVGAYLRYFHPHLPFVHVPTLSFETSPQSANGRNSGIGGSGCLLLSMAAIGALFELEHQASMELFGLAKKMIQLYLDERRKANVRKAESIRRTPLSDQNSHQQDPSVETPVWLVQAMLLNVVYGHNCGDKRSGEIATTHAAALVSLAQGAELLRAPRPEPAKDVDMMDVDAAWNGTARKEADEQVDWLRWKAAEERKRTLYAVFILSSLLVSAYNHTPALTNSEIYLDLPCDEEFFAAESASVFRSKGGAPAANRNRMTFHEALGELLRTNEKEQKNLALKNVHQPFGAAVNINDLPKSNLKPSSFGCLILINALHNYIWETRQRHHSKVWTNEETEKMHRHIEPALRAWHAAWASNPNHSPERPNPFGLGPLSADAITMLDLAYVRLFVNLSRSKEKFWQRDWDGMAEELARGSEIIQHAEHSPASNTDSAATEQSDVSGVSPHFVDSPLTQTSSPDFAASKFSQSGTVNPAAVTQPQQQQQQPSGTRSTTRREKHLRKAAFFAAESLSVSDKLGVTFANLTSRELPLQSTLCVFDCAQVLAEWVATLQDRVGRYLGILGRDSVDLTQVPAIMLLEEEDLKLLGKIDSIIRGAETKMNQDMAGGDAAVTGMDGKPHLGDSPGYAANLLRVTAYMFDKAAVWPVTRLITACLETHAGHMRVRAEKSVMIHE, via the exons ATGACTGTGTCGAGTGACGCTGGCAGTAAGCTTGAGGGTGTCGCCGCCATGTCCAATTCCGCTGCCTCTGCGTCGACCACTGCCGCTGGCGGCACTGCGCCCGTCGGTGATGAAGTTG CCTCAACAATCACGGTCAACACCAAGGTTCCCGCAGCCAGTTTCCCGACGCCAAAGACCGACAAGCCGCGCCCTCATGTTTGCGGCACTTGCCAGCGCTCGTTCGCTCGGCTGGAGCATCTCAAGCGCCACGAGCGCTCGCATACCAAAGAAAAGCCGTTTGAGTGTCCCGAGTGCACGCGTTGCTTTGCTCGCCGCGATCTGCTGTTGCGACACCAGCAGAAGCTCCATCAGACCACGACTCCTTCCTCCCGTCCACGTAATCGTCGCGAGAGCGCCAGCGGGGCCACCCCCGGTGCCAGCCGTGTCCGCAAAAACAGCATCGCAGGTCCGagtgctgctgccgctgccgctgctgccgccgccaacagcAATGCCGCGTCCATGAGACCGCGCGCCAACACTATCAGCCACATCGACAATGCTGCGATGCAGAACATGCTGGCAACGAACCTGCAGGTCCAAAGGGGAATCCAGCCTACGCACAGCCGTCACGCTAGCCTCGTTGGTCTGCCCATGAGCAACACCTTTGACACCTATGGCATGGCTGCCGCTCTGGCGCAGCGAGGGGCTCCTCATGGGCTTCCCAAGCTGGAGACTCACAGCATCAGCATGGACTTCACCGGTGGCCTGCGGACAgcgcctcctctcccattcAATCCCGAATTCGAGTATGACAACCTGTTCTTTGGCCCTGCCACAAGCTCGACCATCAATCCAAATGCTCTGCACTACAGCgactcgccgccgccaatgTCCATGGACCCGTTATCACCCTTCGCACACGGGCTTCCCGACATGACGGGTACCCAGCAGCTGGATGATGGGTTCGAGTGGTTGAACGGCTTTGAAAACCAAATGTCATTCAACAGCGGCCCCAATGAGAATGCTGTGGACGGCTCATCACCCTCAGCCATTagcaccaccagccagaGCGGCATTAGCGATGTGATGGTGGACGGTTCCAACCATCAGTCCGTTTCGACTGTGGTTTGGCAGCCCTCTGTCATGGGCCCACCGCAGATGGGCAACCCCTTCTCTCTCGACATGGGCGGCTCGGTGTTCCCAGACCTTTTGAGTGGCGCCCCCCTCTCGCCGCAACCGCCACCAGCTGGTAAGGCCATCGGCGATGGCTACTTTTcgacacctcctccctctctcagTTCGCTGAGTCCATCGATTCTCTCAGGTTTGAATGGTCCAAACCTGAGTCAAACTCTTAATATGGGTGCCGGTCCGGAGACGCCGTCCTCGATGAATGGTAGTAATCATGGCACCTTACCCGTCTCGACAATCACTGATTCAACAAGAAATGCCATCCTAGGTGCTCTCTCGGCCTCCCAGGCGTCCCCCTTCGGCACGCGAAGATACTCCTTTGCGACGTCGAACTCGCCATTGACCGCGCAACCGCCGACGaacaccagcagctccgatcagaacagcagcagtaaCCTCCCGAGCACGCGAGACCTTCAGCGATATGTCGGGGCCTATTTGCGCTACTTTCACCCCCACCTGCCGTTTGTCCACGTTCCGACGCTTTCGTTCGAGACCTCGCCGCAATCAGCTAACGGTCGAAACAGCGGCATTGGCGGGAGTGGGTGCTTGCTTCTTTCCATGGCGGCAATTGGTGCCTTGTTTGAGTTGGAGCATCAGGCGTCGATGGAATTGTTTGGGTTGGCCAAGAAAATGATCCAGTTGTACCTCGACGAGCGGAGGAAAGCGAACGTAAGAAAGGCAGAGTCTATCCGACGAACTCCCCTGTCGGACCAGAATTCACATCAGCAGGACCCTTCCGTCGAGACTCCCGTGTGGTTGGTACAGGCAATGCTTCTGAATGTCGTGTATGGTCATAATTGCGGAGACAAGCGGTCCGGAGAGATAGCGACCACCCATGCCGCTGCGTTAGTAAGTCTTGCGCAAGGGGCCGAGCTCTTGCGGGCACCGCGACCCGAGCCTGCCAAAGATGTTGACATGATGGATGTGGATGCCGCTTGGAACGGAACCGCGAGGAAGGAAGCTGACGAACAGGTCGACTGGCTGCGCTggaaggcggccgaggaaaGAAAACGTACTCTCTATGCTGTCTTTATCCTTTCTAGTCTTCTGGTGTCGGCATACAATCACACTCCGGCTCTGACCAATTCCGAGATCTACCTCGACCTGCCCTGCGACGAGGAGTTCTTTGCTGCCGAGTCTGCCAGTGTCTTCCGGTCAAAAGGCGGCGCCCCCGCGGCAAACCGTAATCGCATGACGTTTCATGAGGCACTGGGTGAGCTGCTCCGCACAAAcgagaaggagcagaagaaTCTGGCTCTCAAGAACGTTCACCAGCCCTTTGGCGCAGCGGTTAATATCAACGACCTGCCCAAGAGCAACCTGAAACCTAGCAGCTTTGGCTGTCTGATCCTGATCAATGCTTTGCACAATTACATTTGGGAGACGCGCCAGCGACACCACAGCAAGGTGTGGACCAACGAGGAGACGGAAAAAATGCATCGGCACATCGAGCCAGCCCTCCGGGCCTGGCATGCGGCCTGGGCTAGTAACCCTAACCACAGCCCAGAGCGTCCCAACCCTTTTGGCCTGGGCCCTCTCTCCGccgacgccatcaccatgctTGATCTAGCCTATGTGCGCCTCTTTGTAAACCTGTCACGGTCCAAGGAGAAGTTCTGGCAGCGGGACTGGGACGGCatggccgaggagctggcAAGAGGGTCGGAAATCATACAGCATGCTGAGCATTCTCCGGCGTCCAACACCGATTCGGCCGCCACGGAGCAGTCAGATGTATCTGGAGTAAGCCCACACTTTGTCGACTCCCCACTAACGCAAACCTCATCTCCTGACTTTGCCGCGTCCAAGTTCTCGCAGTCTGGGACGGTCAACCCAGCTGCCGTGACacaaccccagcagcagcagcagcagccttcgGGCACTCGATCCACAACACGCAGGGAAAAGCATCTGCGGAaagcagccttcttcgccgccgaGTCCCTCTCGGTTTCGGACAAGCTCGGCGTGACTTTTGCCAATCTGACCAGTCGCGAATTGCCGCTGCAATCGACTCTCTGTGTGTTTGACTGCGCCCAGGTCTTGGCAGAATGGGTGGCGACGTTGCAAGACCGGGTTGGCCGTTATCTTGGGATTCTGGGCCGAGACAGTGTTGATCTCACACAGGTACCTGCCATCATGCTtcttgaagaggaggatctGAAACTGCTGGGCAAAATCGACAGCATCATTCGTGGCGCCGAGACGAAGATGAATCAGGACATGGCTGGTGGCGATGCTGCGGTGACGGGCATGGATGGCAAGCCTCATCTCGGCGACAGTCCCGGCTACGCCGCGAATCTGCTCAGAGTCACTGCCTACATGTTCGACAAAGCCGCTGTATGGCCAG TGACTCGCCTGATCACCGCCTGCCTGGAAACCCATGCTGGTCATATGCGAGTGCGCGCAGAGAAATCGGTCATGATCCACGAATGA
- a CDS encoding hypothetical protein (COG:I; EggNog:ENOG503Q4W2): MATAITTTETRSRKANGGANGVLKTKVVEYPDIQTIRDAIPAHCFEPTILHSMAYVFRDLIMAGALGWVAFTYIPQINDSIVRGLAWALYGYLQGLVLTGVWILAHEAGHGAFSKHQNFNDVVGWVLHSALMVPYFSWKFSHHRHHRFTGHMEKDMAFVPATKEDRQKRRLADLYLDRELFEDVPLVQLVKLIFHQLAGWQMYLLFNATAGPASKQREGGWLRVSHFEPTSAVFRPSEAVYIFITDVGLAIVGYCLYLASTMVGWKMVFLMYGQAYFWVHHWLVAITYLHHTHPDVPHFDAENWTFVKGALATVDRDFGFVGRHLFHGIIDTHVVHHLFPRIPFYKAEEATEAIKPVVGDLYHQEKGSFLGSLWKTFTTCKYVEADPTVPGTLKWAESK, from the exons ATGGCGACCGCTattaccaccaccgagaccagGAGTCGCAAGGCCAACGGCGGTGCCAATGGCGTGCTCAAGACCAAGGTGGTCGAGTATCCCGACATTCAGACCATCCGCGATGCCATTCCCGCCCACTGCTTCGAGCCAACCATCCTCCACTCGATGGCTTATGTCTTCCGCGACCTCATCATGGCCGGCGCCCTTGGCTGGGTTGCCTTCACCTACATCCCCCAGATCAACGACAGCATCGTCCGCGGTCTTGCCTGGGCCCTCTATGGCTACCTCCAGGGCCTCGTCCTGACGGGCGTCTGGATCTTGGCTCACGAGGCCGGCCACGGCGCCTTCTCCAAGCACCAAAACTTCAAcgatgttgttggctgggtcCTCCACTCGGCTCTCATGGTGCCCTACTTCTCCTGGAAGTTCTctcaccatcgccatcaccgcTTCACGGGCCACATGGAGAAGGACATGGCCTTTGTCCCCGCCACCAAGGAGGACCGCCAGAAGCGCCGCCTTGCCGACCTCTACCTCGACCGCGAGCTCTTCGAGGACGTCCCCCTTGTccagctcgtcaagctcaTTTTCCACCAGCTCGCCGGCTGGCAGATGTACCTCTTGTTCAACGCCACCGCCGGTCCCGCCAGCAAGCAGCGCGAGGGCGGCTGGCTCCGCGTCAGCCACTTTGAGCCCACCAGCGCCGTCTTCCGCCCCAGTGAGGCCGTCtacatcttcatcaccgaCGTCGGTCTCGCCATTGTTGGCTACTGCCTCTACCTCGCCTCGACCATGGTCGGCTGGAAGATGGTGTTCCTGATGTACGGCCAGGCCTACTTCTGGGTCCACCACTGGTTGGTCGCCATCACCTacctccaccacacccaccccgaCGTTCCCCACTTCGACGCCGAGAACTGGACCTTCGTCAAGGGTGCCCTCGCCACCGTCGACCGCGACTTTGGCTTCGTCGGCCGTCACCTCTTCCACGGCATCATCGACACCCACGTCGTTCACCATCTATTCCC CCGCATCCCCTTCtacaaggccgaggaggccacCGAGGCCATCAAGCCCGTGGTCGGCGACCTTTACCACCAGGAGAAGGGCTCGTTCCTCGGCTCGCTCTGGAAGACCTTCACCACCTGCAAGTACGTCGAGGCCGATCCCACCGTGCCGGGCACTCTCAAGTGGGCCGAGAGCAAGTAA